A single Ignavibacteriales bacterium DNA region contains:
- a CDS encoding HAD-IA family hydrolase, which produces MLRISPKLVVFDLDGTLTDSSTTIYKSTHRTFRELGMNHTIEKTQLDARIGAHFQEIFDDLHIDVGNVEDFIHIYKGFYFDYLPETSLYEGAEEILHHLKKRNCKTALLTTKAQDQAEKILHSFKLDGYFDLIMGRRPGMAVKPSPEPLQYIMRELLVAPQDTLMVGDSELDIRCGKNAGTHTAAVTYGYRTEELLRKEQPDFLVTRLSELKEIIK; this is translated from the coding sequence ATGCTCCGGATTTCCCCAAAACTCGTGGTCTTTGATCTAGACGGAACACTTACCGATTCTTCAACAACGATATATAAATCAACCCACAGAACTTTTCGTGAACTGGGGATGAATCATACTATTGAGAAAACGCAGCTTGACGCAAGAATCGGTGCTCACTTCCAGGAAATCTTTGATGATCTGCATATTGATGTCGGGAATGTTGAAGATTTCATACATATTTACAAAGGATTCTACTTCGATTACCTCCCGGAAACTTCCCTTTACGAGGGTGCTGAAGAGATTTTACATCATCTGAAAAAACGCAATTGTAAAACCGCACTGCTTACCACTAAAGCTCAGGATCAGGCGGAAAAGATTCTGCATTCGTTTAAACTGGACGGCTATTTTGATCTTATTATGGGGAGACGGCCGGGTATGGCAGTGAAACCTTCCCCGGAACCGCTTCAGTATATCATGAGAGAACTGCTGGTTGCTCCGCAGGATACCCTCATGGTGGGGGACTCTGAACTGGATATACGCTGCGGAAAAAATGCCGGGACTCACACAGCCGCGGTTACCTATGGTTATCGTACTGAAGAACTTCTCCGGAAAGAACAGCCGGACTTTCTTGTTACCCGCCTTTCTGAACTGAAAGAAATCATAAAATAA
- a CDS encoding nucleotidyltransferase substrate binding protein: MDNPDIRWKQRLNNYIKALNLLEEAVVLSGKRELSNLEEEGLIKRFELTHELAWNLMKDYLEFQGITSITGSRDAVREAYSSGLITDGVTWMEMIRSRNLSSHTYNEEIVSELQAQIVELYFPLFATLKETMTELGSRT, translated from the coding sequence TTGGATAATCCCGATATTCGTTGGAAACAACGATTAAATAATTATATAAAGGCGCTGAATCTTTTAGAGGAGGCGGTGGTTCTCAGCGGTAAGAGAGAGCTAAGTAATCTTGAAGAAGAGGGTCTGATTAAAAGGTTTGAACTGACCCATGAACTTGCCTGGAATCTAATGAAAGACTATCTGGAATTTCAGGGTATTACTTCGATAACCGGCTCGCGAGATGCAGTAAGAGAGGCATATTCAAGCGGTCTTATTACAGATGGTGTTACCTGGATGGAAATGATCCGGAGCAGAAATTTATCCTCTCATACCTATAATGAAGAAATAGTTTCTGAACTTCAGGCTCAGATTGTTGAACTGTATTTCCCTTTATTTGCTACCTTAAAAGAAACGATGACGGAATTAGGGAGCAGAACATGA
- a CDS encoding putative DNA binding domain-containing protein, giving the protein MAETNRIEYKRELNNDLDIEKEVIAFLNYSEGGLIYIGIDKHGNVVGASDIDSDMLKIKDRIKNNISPSAMGLFDVVSEHKSGKELIKIIVASGSEKPYFKRKYGMTEKGCFIRVGSAAEPMPKTMIEKLFSTRTRNSIGLIKSHRQDLSFQQLRIYYEEKKKPLNKQFKKNLELVTEDGSLNYAAYLLADENNISIKLAKYKSFNRNELIENNEYGYCSLIKATQSILDKITIENKTFASITPKERKEQRLWNPIAIREAIINAIVHNDYTREVAPKFEIFSDRIEITSAGSLPDGLNQTEFFEGFSIPRNKELMRVFKDLELVEQLGSGVPRILEHYDKECFHFTENFTRMVFPSSIMTISQVTAQVPRKYRASTAQVKELLSVFTGEHSRLELQEKLSLAHRENFRKKYLQPALEQKLIELTIPDKPNSRKQKYRLTAKGQVYKDKKKSKPGSM; this is encoded by the coding sequence ATGGCAGAAACTAATCGTATAGAATATAAGCGCGAGCTTAATAATGATCTTGATATTGAGAAAGAAGTAATTGCCTTCCTGAATTATTCTGAAGGAGGTTTAATATATATTGGTATTGATAAGCATGGCAATGTGGTTGGCGCTTCGGATATTGACAGCGATATGCTCAAAATCAAAGACCGAATTAAAAACAACATTTCTCCTTCAGCAATGGGTCTATTTGATGTGGTTTCCGAACACAAAAGTGGCAAAGAACTGATTAAAATTATTGTTGCCAGCGGCAGCGAAAAACCCTATTTTAAAAGAAAATATGGAATGACTGAAAAGGGCTGTTTTATAAGGGTTGGGTCAGCTGCTGAACCAATGCCAAAAACAATGATTGAGAAATTATTCTCGACCCGTACTCGCAATTCAATCGGCTTAATTAAATCGCACCGGCAGGATTTAAGTTTTCAGCAGCTTCGTATCTATTATGAGGAAAAGAAAAAGCCACTTAATAAGCAGTTTAAGAAAAACCTGGAATTAGTAACCGAAGATGGTTCGTTAAACTATGCGGCTTATTTGCTGGCAGATGAAAATAATATTTCAATAAAACTTGCAAAGTATAAATCGTTCAACCGGAACGAACTTATTGAAAATAATGAATATGGATATTGTTCCCTCATTAAAGCAACGCAAAGTATATTAGATAAGATTACGATAGAAAATAAAACTTTTGCCTCCATTACTCCCAAAGAACGAAAAGAACAAAGACTTTGGAATCCTATTGCGATTCGTGAAGCAATTATCAATGCGATTGTTCATAATGACTATACTCGTGAAGTAGCACCAAAGTTTGAGATTTTTTCTGACAGAATCGAAATCACCTCAGCAGGTTCCTTGCCTGATGGGCTAAACCAAACCGAATTTTTCGAAGGTTTTTCAATTCCTAGAAATAAGGAATTGATGAGGGTCTTTAAGGATCTGGAACTTGTTGAACAACTTGGTTCCGGAGTTCCCAGAATTTTAGAACACTACGATAAAGAGTGTTTTCATTTTACCGAGAATTTTACCAGAATGGTTTTCCCATCATCTATTATGACTATCTCTCAAGTCACCGCGCAAGTACCGCGCAAGTACCGCGCAAGTACCGCGCAAGTAAAAGAGCTCCTGAGTGTTTTTACCGGAGAACATTCGCGACTGGAATTGCAGGAAAAACTAAGCTTAGCTCATAGGGAAAACTTTAGGAAAAAATATCTCCAACCTGCATTGGAACAAAAGTTAATTGAATTAACAATCCCTGATAAGCCAAATAGCAGAAAGCAAAAATACCGTCTAACAGCCAAGGGTCAAGTGTATAAGGACAAAAAAAAGTCAAAACCGGGAAGTATGTAG
- a CDS encoding aldehyde dehydrogenase family protein, with the protein MEKHTISTDPVTGEITGYTKENTIEELNETVARAIIAAREWASLNIDDRKEYLLKARNFIVANADRISLTVSRETGKTRFDAMSTEVSNAAFAIDYYAKNAKRVLKRKRVKGGNILFINKYAYIDRVPFGVIGIISPWNYPFAIPFHEVAMALMAGNAVVLKTASQTLMSGKLIKEALEAAGLPENVFNLVNMKGSIAGEAFINSGIGKLFFTGSVAVGQELMKKAADRLLPISLELGGNDPMIVCRDADIYQAVSGALWAGLSNCGQSCAGIERIYVAEDIYDDFVSLLKEKLSSLRQGPDTDFNVDIGSLTTAGQLETVKKHVEDAIEKGARITLGSKPLSDNPLYFRPVLIEDPTDDMLTIQDETFGPVLAIQKVKDTEEAVRRANDSQLGLTASVWTQNRQEAHAIASRIEAGAVTINDHLMSHSLAHTPWGGFKTSGLGRTHAEFGLEAMTQPRVVIDDLLPGRKRNMWWYPHDRSVYEGLKGGLNFLYTPSLEQKFEGAAALIKTFLRSFRAD; encoded by the coding sequence ATGGAAAAACACACCATCTCGACTGACCCAGTTACCGGTGAAATTACCGGTTACACTAAAGAAAATACCATTGAAGAACTTAACGAAACTGTTGCCAGGGCAATAATAGCTGCCCGTGAGTGGGCCTCACTCAACATTGATGACAGAAAAGAATATCTCCTTAAAGCCCGGAATTTTATAGTTGCCAATGCAGACCGCATTTCGCTTACCGTTTCCAGAGAAACAGGTAAAACCCGCTTCGATGCCATGAGTACTGAAGTCTCTAACGCTGCATTTGCCATTGACTATTATGCAAAAAACGCGAAAAGAGTTCTGAAAAGAAAACGGGTTAAAGGGGGCAATATCCTTTTCATTAACAAATATGCCTACATTGACCGGGTCCCCTTTGGCGTGATAGGAATAATCAGCCCCTGGAATTATCCGTTCGCCATACCTTTTCATGAGGTGGCAATGGCACTCATGGCAGGAAACGCGGTAGTGCTCAAAACTGCGAGCCAGACACTGATGTCCGGTAAACTGATAAAGGAAGCGCTTGAAGCAGCCGGTTTACCTGAGAATGTTTTTAATCTGGTGAATATGAAAGGCAGTATTGCAGGTGAAGCTTTTATCAATTCCGGCATAGGCAAACTCTTTTTCACCGGCTCGGTTGCGGTTGGTCAGGAACTGATGAAAAAAGCCGCGGACCGGCTGCTCCCCATTTCTCTTGAACTCGGGGGCAACGACCCTATGATCGTCTGCCGCGATGCTGATATATATCAGGCAGTTTCAGGCGCGCTCTGGGCAGGTCTTTCAAACTGCGGTCAGTCCTGCGCCGGTATTGAGCGGATTTATGTTGCGGAAGATATATACGATGATTTTGTTTCCCTGCTTAAGGAAAAACTTTCTTCACTCCGCCAGGGTCCTGATACTGATTTTAATGTTGATATCGGTTCCCTTACAACCGCAGGCCAGCTTGAAACCGTAAAAAAACATGTTGAGGATGCAATTGAAAAAGGAGCCAGAATTACTCTTGGCAGCAAGCCCCTTTCAGACAATCCTCTATATTTCAGACCGGTGCTCATTGAGGATCCGACTGATGATATGCTGACCATACAGGATGAAACCTTTGGCCCGGTGCTGGCGATACAAAAAGTAAAAGATACGGAAGAGGCGGTCAGGAGAGCGAATGACAGTCAGCTTGGTCTGACTGCATCGGTCTGGACTCAGAACAGGCAGGAGGCTCACGCCATTGCGTCCCGCATCGAGGCAGGAGCGGTAACCATTAACGATCATCTAATGAGCCATTCCCTTGCCCATACACCCTGGGGAGGGTTTAAAACCTCAGGCCTCGGGCGCACTCATGCTGAATTTGGCCTTGAGGCGATGACTCAGCCAAGAGTGGTGATTGATGATCTGTTGCCAGGCAGAAAAAGAAATATGTGGTGGTATCCGCATGACCGCAGCGTATATGAAGGACTTAAAGGCGGACTAAATTTCCTATATACTCCTTCACTTGAACAAAAATTTGAAGGAGCCGCCGCTCTGATTAAAACATTCCTGAGAAGTTTCAGAGCTGATTAA
- a CDS encoding DUF2203 domain-containing protein, producing the protein MTTDVKYFTPAEAIRTLPLVRSIVADILTEGKEIKLLAEELAEEELNQDPRLLARLEQIDKYLKELEEIGCYYKDWNFTYGLVDFPAMINGEEVYLCWRSDEESIRYYHGVNTGYADRRMIPEEFFYSSN; encoded by the coding sequence ATGACAACAGATGTAAAGTATTTTACCCCTGCTGAGGCAATCAGGACTCTCCCGCTTGTCCGCAGCATAGTGGCCGATATTCTTACCGAGGGGAAGGAAATTAAACTGCTGGCTGAGGAACTCGCTGAGGAGGAACTCAATCAGGATCCGCGCCTGCTGGCACGGCTTGAGCAGATTGATAAATATCTGAAAGAGCTTGAAGAAATTGGCTGCTATTACAAGGACTGGAATTTTACGTACGGTCTGGTTGATTTCCCTGCCATGATAAACGGAGAAGAAGTCTATCTTTGCTGGCGAAGCGATGAAGAAAGTATCCGCTATTATCACGGCGTAAATACCGGTTATGCAGACCGCAGGATGATTCCGGAAGAGTTTTTTTACAGCAGTAACTGA
- a CDS encoding carboxypeptidase: protein MKKRTFGTLFLSFIIFLIFTFSAIPQEKVPEKWITYFEKSGFAGTPSYQESIEYFTEFTRHSDYAKISEFGTSPQGRTLWYLTISSSGDFTPAKLKNSSKPLLFVVNGIHSGEIEGKDASMLLLREILITGEKKYWLDGVNIILIPIFSVDGHERKSKYNRINQNGPEEMGWRTTAQNLNLNRDWMKADAPEMQAMLRLISSHNPDFLIDNHTTNGADYQYTVTYGLEKFKNLHDSLASRVNKSFIPYMEKYVENQGFLIAPYVGFRGDTPESGLVDWAASPRFSTGYMAIQNRIGLLVETHMMKPYKDRVYSTKSIMEAAITWLLKEGKNLKELNRLADEGSVKDFVVNKKPFPVAFRNTNDSVLFSYKGIVVQEEESIISGSVKNVYTGEPYTITIPFFNTSLPADSVSAPSAYIIPKEWGIITERLKLHGVEVQSMLKDTVMQVTRYKFRDFRFSSAPYEGRQTVATQYDVFTEKAFIPRGSYIVYTNQRALRVILTALEPKSGDSYLRWGFMNSIFERKEYFEDYVMERVALEMYYQDRNLAEAFNKRLREDAKFREDKNARLNWFYERSPYFDKQYLVYPVMRLE from the coding sequence ATGAAAAAGAGGACATTCGGCACACTTTTTCTCAGCTTCATCATTTTTTTGATTTTCACCTTTTCAGCGATTCCGCAGGAAAAAGTACCCGAAAAATGGATTACCTATTTCGAAAAATCCGGGTTTGCCGGCACACCGTCATACCAGGAAAGCATTGAGTATTTCACCGAATTTACCCGTCATTCTGATTATGCAAAAATATCAGAATTCGGCACTTCTCCGCAGGGACGAACTTTATGGTATCTTACCATTTCCTCCTCAGGAGATTTCACTCCGGCGAAGCTCAAAAATTCATCAAAACCGCTCCTTTTTGTGGTAAATGGCATTCATTCCGGAGAAATTGAGGGGAAGGATGCCTCGATGCTGCTTCTCAGAGAAATTCTAATAACCGGAGAAAAAAAGTACTGGCTTGACGGCGTAAATATTATCCTCATCCCCATCTTTAGTGTTGACGGCCATGAGAGGAAATCAAAATATAACAGAATTAACCAGAACGGCCCGGAAGAGATGGGGTGGCGCACCACTGCTCAGAATCTTAATCTGAACCGTGACTGGATGAAAGCCGATGCCCCGGAAATGCAGGCAATGCTCCGGCTTATTTCCTCACATAACCCTGATTTTCTGATTGACAATCACACAACCAATGGCGCTGATTATCAGTACACCGTAACCTACGGACTTGAGAAATTCAAAAATCTGCACGATTCACTGGCATCCAGGGTTAACAAATCATTTATCCCCTATATGGAGAAGTATGTAGAGAATCAGGGATTCCTTATCGCTCCCTATGTCGGTTTCCGAGGAGATACTCCCGAGAGCGGTCTGGTTGACTGGGCTGCATCCCCCCGCTTCTCAACCGGTTATATGGCAATACAGAACAGAATCGGGCTCCTGGTTGAAACTCACATGATGAAGCCTTATAAAGACAGGGTTTACTCAACAAAATCTATTATGGAAGCAGCAATTACCTGGCTGCTAAAGGAGGGAAAAAATCTTAAAGAACTTAACAGACTCGCTGATGAAGGTTCCGTTAAAGATTTTGTCGTAAACAAAAAACCCTTTCCGGTTGCTTTCAGGAATACAAACGATTCGGTTCTGTTCAGTTACAAAGGAATTGTTGTGCAGGAAGAAGAAAGTATAATTTCCGGATCAGTGAAAAATGTTTACACCGGTGAACCTTACACCATAACCATTCCGTTTTTTAATACCTCACTGCCTGCCGATTCGGTATCCGCTCCTTCAGCCTATATCATCCCGAAAGAATGGGGTATAATCACCGAACGGCTCAAGCTGCATGGCGTTGAAGTTCAGTCAATGCTTAAAGATACCGTCATGCAAGTAACCCGTTACAAATTCCGGGATTTCCGGTTCAGTTCCGCTCCCTATGAAGGAAGGCAGACGGTTGCCACACAATATGATGTTTTTACGGAAAAAGCATTTATTCCCCGGGGAAGTTATATTGTATATACAAATCAGCGCGCCCTACGGGTCATTCTAACGGCACTTGAGCCAAAATCAGGCGATTCCTATCTCCGGTGGGGATTCATGAATTCCATATTTGAAAGAAAAGAATACTTTGAAGATTATGTAATGGAGCGTGTTGCACTTGAAATGTATTATCAGGATAGAAACTTAGCTGAAGCATTTAATAAACGGCTCAGAGAAGATGCAAAATTCCGAGAAGATAAAAATGCCCGTCTCAACTGGTTCTACGAACGCTCCCCTTACTTTGACAAGCAATACCTTGTATATCCGGTGATGAGACTGGAATAA
- a CDS encoding nucleotidyltransferase domain-containing protein codes for MFGLSEKDISAINGVFSKFSEVRLVIIYGSRANGNFRPASDIDLVIVNHGSLRNVLGSIDAQLDDLLLPYKIDLTQITMITNADLIDHIRRVGKVFYSCEEEFILNEPASVYLSQAKQELKESPQK; via the coding sequence ATGTTTGGACTTTCCGAAAAAGATATTTCAGCTATAAACGGAGTATTCTCAAAATTCAGTGAGGTCAGACTTGTGATTATATATGGTTCAAGGGCAAACGGGAATTTCAGGCCTGCCTCTGACATTGATTTGGTCATTGTAAATCATGGAAGTCTCCGAAATGTATTAGGGAGTATTGATGCTCAGCTTGACGATTTGCTGCTGCCCTATAAAATTGATCTGACGCAAATTACCATGATAACAAATGCTGATTTGATTGATCACATCAGGCGCGTGGGGAAGGTTTTTTACAGCTGCGAGGAAGAGTTTATACTGAACGAACCGGCAAGCGTATATCTCAGCCAAGCTAAACAGGAACTAAAGGAGTCACCCCAAAAGTAA
- a CDS encoding pullulanase, whose protein sequence is MKKAVLFAAIFIVLFTGATLTFVESHTQRHTSHSFKKSQKDKELDRYYSDKKLGAFTESGNTVFRLFAPQADKVTLCTYEKPEQKNPREYPMSRDNDGVWEVSVEGEQYGLYYGFKVYNPGLWEQGDTTIVLDPYAKAVTTFNTYKGTRRGIVMKEGDFDWEGDTWIQRDWRDLIIYEMHIRDMTAHPTSGAGKKGTYAGLVEKGKRGGIDYIKSLGVNTVEILPAMEFANIEIPYNEEFMGRKNTWNPYERNHWGYMTAAFFAPEAYYAEDWKQLTWNVWEGKSGRQVNEFKKMVKAFHKEGIAVIMDVVYNHISEYEFGNFKEIDKEYYFRLDEKGNFIAESYCGNDFKTERPMARRLIVESILYWMKEYHVDGFRFDLGKLLDWETIELVIREAKKINPNVIIVCEPWGGGYDPQGFSLRGWGAWNDQIRNGIKGENPLNGHGWIFGKWYGNNNPDRIKSYVNGTLTRDKHGLFIKKEHSVNYLESHDGYTLSDFIRIAAGEAPHDKPIEKPDDIRKLSLPQSRLNKLAAMFLMTSQGMVMIHSGQEYARSKIIPMTITEQDKHKGMIDHNTYDKDNETNYLNYDHADLNKSLLDYYKGLIAIRNTHASFRRAEYEDVVFMPVPAENHFALGYTVSHEGEQFAVLFNANHNKKQEFKLPKGNWEVLADHLKAGITPLRSVSGKAELEPVTGLILRLKK, encoded by the coding sequence ATGAAAAAAGCCGTTCTGTTCGCAGCTATTTTTATTGTATTATTCACAGGTGCAACTTTGACCTTTGTTGAAAGCCATACCCAACGCCACACCTCGCATTCTTTCAAGAAATCCCAGAAAGATAAAGAATTAGACCGGTACTACTCCGATAAAAAACTCGGCGCTTTTACCGAATCCGGCAATACGGTTTTCCGGTTGTTTGCCCCGCAGGCGGATAAAGTAACGCTCTGCACGTATGAAAAACCGGAACAGAAAAATCCGCGTGAGTACCCCATGAGCCGCGACAATGACGGTGTCTGGGAAGTGTCGGTTGAAGGAGAGCAGTACGGGCTTTATTACGGATTTAAGGTTTACAATCCGGGGCTTTGGGAGCAGGGGGACACAACCATTGTGCTTGATCCCTACGCAAAAGCGGTGACTACCTTTAACACCTACAAAGGAACCCGCAGGGGCATCGTAATGAAAGAAGGGGATTTTGATTGGGAAGGTGATACCTGGATTCAGCGGGACTGGCGAGACCTGATCATCTACGAAATGCATATCCGCGATATGACGGCTCATCCAACATCAGGAGCCGGGAAAAAAGGAACCTATGCCGGACTGGTTGAAAAAGGAAAAAGGGGCGGTATTGATTATATAAAATCTCTGGGAGTCAACACCGTTGAGATTCTGCCGGCAATGGAATTCGCGAATATTGAAATTCCCTATAACGAAGAGTTTATGGGAAGAAAAAACACCTGGAATCCCTACGAACGGAATCACTGGGGATATATGACAGCAGCTTTTTTCGCACCAGAAGCATATTATGCCGAGGACTGGAAACAGCTTACCTGGAATGTGTGGGAAGGCAAATCCGGAAGACAGGTTAATGAATTTAAAAAGATGGTGAAGGCGTTTCACAAAGAGGGAATCGCGGTCATCATGGATGTTGTATATAATCATATTTCCGAGTATGAGTTCGGCAACTTCAAGGAAATTGATAAGGAATACTATTTCCGTCTGGATGAAAAGGGAAACTTTATAGCGGAAAGCTATTGCGGTAACGATTTCAAAACCGAACGTCCGATGGCACGCCGGCTGATTGTAGAAAGTATTCTTTACTGGATGAAGGAGTACCATGTTGACGGCTTCAGATTTGATCTGGGCAAATTGCTCGACTGGGAAACCATTGAGCTTGTTATCCGCGAAGCAAAAAAGATTAATCCGAATGTTATTATCGTCTGCGAACCATGGGGAGGCGGTTATGATCCGCAGGGCTTCTCTCTGCGCGGATGGGGTGCGTGGAATGATCAGATTCGGAACGGTATTAAAGGTGAAAACCCGCTTAACGGCCACGGCTGGATTTTCGGGAAGTGGTACGGAAACAACAATCCCGATAGAATTAAAAGCTATGTTAACGGCACCCTCACCCGTGATAAACATGGTTTGTTTATAAAGAAGGAACACTCGGTCAATTATCTTGAATCACATGACGGATATACACTGAGTGATTTTATCCGCATTGCAGCTGGTGAAGCACCTCATGACAAACCCATAGAAAAGCCCGATGATATACGGAAGCTTTCTTTACCTCAAAGCCGTTTGAATAAACTTGCGGCGATGTTTCTGATGACATCCCAAGGCATGGTGATGATTCATTCGGGACAGGAATATGCCCGCTCCAAAATTATTCCCATGACTATAACCGAACAGGATAAACATAAGGGGATGATTGATCATAACACCTATGACAAGGATAACGAAACGAATTATCTTAATTATGATCATGCCGATCTGAATAAAAGCCTGCTGGATTATTACAAGGGATTGATTGCAATCCGGAATACCCATGCATCTTTCCGCAGAGCGGAATATGAAGATGTGGTATTTATGCCGGTACCTGCAGAAAACCATTTCGCATTGGGATATACCGTTAGTCATGAGGGAGAACAGTTCGCCGTTCTTTTTAATGCAAATCATAACAAGAAACAGGAATTCAAATTACCCAAAGGAAACTGGGAGGTTCTGGCTGACCACCTGAAAGCCGGAATTACACCGCTTCGCTCCGTAAGCGGTAAAGCAGAACTGGAGCCGGTGACCGGTCTTATTCTCAGACTTAAAAAGTAA
- a CDS encoding thymidine phosphorylase has product MNTIELIRKKRNREELTSGDIEQLINGYTRGNVPDYQFSAFLMAGFLNGFTEAETAALTSAMLHSGKVLDLSAIKGIKVDKHSTGGVGDKTSLIIAPVAAAAGVPVPMISGRALGHTGGTLDKLESIPGFRTDLNLAEYKKVLKKCGAVLIGQTKEIAPADKGIYALRDVTATVESIPLITASIMSKKLAEGIDALVLDVKTGNGAFMRSYSDAQKLAESLAKTAKRFGKKVIAYITDMNQPLGRFTGNWPEVYESLLVLQGYHSPRLTELSIELAGAMIWLGGKAKNLSEGKFIAAEMITSGKAFEKFLQIAKLQGANIRYLENPDSFPKPRYSAEYLAAREGYVNYDCFHTGMAAVEAGAGRLTKDDKPDKKAGIITGKLKGEKVKKGDRLATVFGDNKEKVLKAMQRMPLAVTISSKPVPKDKLIRKVITG; this is encoded by the coding sequence ATGAATACTATTGAACTTATCCGCAAAAAAAGAAACCGTGAGGAACTTACTTCAGGTGATATAGAACAGCTCATTAACGGTTACACCAGAGGAAACGTACCGGACTATCAGTTCTCCGCTTTCCTTATGGCTGGTTTCCTTAACGGATTCACTGAAGCTGAAACTGCCGCTCTTACCTCGGCCATGCTTCACAGCGGAAAGGTTCTTGATCTTTCAGCAATAAAAGGCATCAAGGTTGACAAACATTCAACCGGCGGAGTGGGAGATAAAACTTCCCTCATTATTGCTCCTGTTGCAGCAGCCGCAGGGGTTCCGGTACCAATGATTTCCGGCCGAGCGCTTGGGCATACCGGCGGTACTCTTGATAAACTGGAATCTATCCCCGGTTTCCGTACCGATCTGAATCTTGCTGAATATAAAAAGGTGTTAAAGAAATGCGGTGCTGTTCTAATTGGTCAGACAAAAGAGATTGCTCCGGCGGATAAGGGTATATATGCTCTCAGGGATGTTACCGCCACGGTTGAATCAATCCCCCTGATTACCGCCTCGATCATGAGCAAAAAACTCGCCGAAGGTATTGATGCATTAGTCCTTGATGTTAAAACAGGAAACGGGGCCTTCATGCGCTCATATTCTGATGCACAGAAGCTTGCGGAATCACTTGCTAAAACAGCTAAAAGATTCGGCAAAAAGGTGATCGCATATATAACAGACATGAATCAGCCCCTCGGCAGATTCACCGGCAACTGGCCAGAGGTTTATGAATCTCTGCTGGTGCTTCAGGGCTACCATTCCCCGAGGCTGACGGAACTCTCCATTGAGCTTGCCGGTGCAATGATCTGGCTTGGCGGAAAAGCAAAGAATCTTTCAGAAGGAAAATTCATCGCGGCGGAAATGATTACCTCCGGCAAGGCCTTTGAAAAATTCCTGCAGATTGCAAAATTGCAGGGTGCAAATATCCGGTATCTGGAGAACCCTGACTCCTTCCCGAAACCTCGTTACTCGGCAGAATATCTGGCCGCCCGCGAGGGATATGTTAATTATGACTGCTTCCACACAGGAATGGCAGCTGTTGAGGCGGGTGCCGGACGCCTTACCAAAGATGATAAACCGGATAAAAAAGCCGGCATTATTACCGGAAAGCTTAAAGGTGAAAAAGTTAAAAAGGGAGACCGCCTGGCAACTGTCTTTGGTGATAATAAGGAAAAAGTCCTGAAAGCAATGCAGAGAATGCCGCTGGCGGTAACAATTTCTTCAAAGCCGGTACCAAAAGATAAGCTGATCAGGAAGGTTATTACCGGATAA